In one Cydia strobilella chromosome 25, ilCydStro3.1, whole genome shotgun sequence genomic region, the following are encoded:
- the LOC134752755 gene encoding uncharacterized protein LOC134752755 produces MIPDPEKARKEAARPRTDDKPEKLLAPARMFVSNIIYQKLSDDPLVYAKVLVAVASSKACRALLTRGAPLQVYCLETGKLYPLEAEAKKDVSRITLTGDEEVSGVLIALATRLYHPSHQGQETEQVSDRDREQDGERILEVRDAAEHMIDACETNQQAEPAIQQPSNPSSQQDQTSNDGTSANTAHTVLLNILSNKTIQIQPCPGSTVTTVTTVTTVAPPPPLTTPRPGSGPGPGEVVELSDED; encoded by the exons ATGATCCCGGACCCCGAGAAGGCCCGTAAGGAGGCCGCCAGGCCCCGGACGGACGACAAACCCGAGAAGCTTCTAGCACCGGCTAGAATGTTCGTCAGTAATATTATTTACCAGAAGCTGAGTGATGACCCACTCGTCTATGCCAAG GTGTTGGTGGCGGTGGCGAGTAGTAAAGCGTGTCGGGCGCTGCTGACGCGCGGCGCACCGCTGCAGGTGTACTGCCTCGAGACCGGCAAGCTGTACCCGCTGGAGGCCGAG GCAAAGAAGGATGTATCCCGTATAACCCTCACCGGGGACGAGGAGGTCTCAGGAGTGTTAATAGCTCTAGCCACGCGACTCTACCATCCTTCTCACCAGGGGCAGGAGACGGAACAG GTATCGGACAGAGACCGGGAACAAGACGGTGAGCGTATACTCGAGGTTCGAGACGCCGCGGAGCACATGATCGATGCCTGCGAAACTAACCAGCAAGCTGAACCAGCCATCCAGCAACCCAGCAATCCGTCTAGCCAGCAAGATCAAACCAGCAACGATGGCACGTCGGCTAACACAGCACACACGGTGCTGCTGAACATACTTTCAAACAAGACCATTCAGATACAG CCTTGTCCGGGCTCCACGGTGACGACGGTGACCACCGTGACCACGGtagcgccgccaccgccgctcACCACACCTAGacccggatccggacccggacccggcgAGGTCGTCGAACTCAGCGACGAAGACTGA